From Drosophila subpulchrella strain 33 F10 #4 breed RU33 unplaced genomic scaffold, RU_Dsub_v1.1 Primary Assembly Seq354, whole genome shotgun sequence, the proteins below share one genomic window:
- the LOC119559780 gene encoding esterase B2 isoform X2, with protein MMSGSMLSPWVDAPERESLFCRLAMAAGYQGPVEESSMLKFLRSVEAERLLGHDFISVRDRCFGFLNPFVPVVGGLIQAPFQQLMKEAWSCQVPLLLGGTSFEGLVCYPFCRLDNGYMLDLLKEEPAMVLPHELYRSMSVEERKTAADALVKHHYGPRGITKCNITQILDLFSYKLFWHGIHRVVLSRSSHAQAPTYLYRFDFDSPKLNLMRNQLCGDDIKRGVCHADDLGYIFHKEGQKKQPLDSAEYLTIQRMMGILTTFAKTGDPNCPETGPDQWLPISPKSPFKVLNIGQEVECVTQFEKEGLEVWNRLYSNAIRRN; from the exons ATGATGTCTGGTTCGATGCTAAGTCCCTGGGTGGATGCTCCCGAAAGAGAGAGTTTGTTCTGCCGCCTGGCCATGGCTGCTGGTTATCAAGGACCCGTAGAAGAGTCCTCGATGCTAAAGTTCCTGCGTAGCGTAGAAGCAGAAAGGTTGTTGGGTCACGATTTCATCTCAGTCCGCGATCGCTGCTTTGGGTTCCTCAACCCGTTTGTTCCCGTTGTAGGAGGACTCATTCAAGCCCCCTTTCAGCAGCTAATGAAGGAGGCGTGGTCCTGCCAAGTGCCTCTGCTCCTGGGCGGCACTTCCTTTGAGGGGCTGGTGTGCTACCCCTTTTGCCGGCTGGACAATGGCTATATGCTGGATCTGCTCAAAGAGGAACCGGCGATGGTCCTGCCCCACGAGCTATATCGCTCGATGAGCGTCGAGGAGCGTAAAACCGCCGCCGATGCGCTGGTGAAACATCACTACGGGCCCCGGGGAATCACCAAGTGCAATATCACACAGATTCTAGAT CTCTTCAGCTACAAGCTATTTTGGCACGGCATCCACAGGGTGGTCCTCTCTAGATCATCCCACGCCCAAGCACCCACCTATCTATACCGGTTCGATTTCGATTCGCCAAAGTTGAACCTGATGCGAAACCAGCTTTGCGGCGATGACATCAAGCGCGGAGTTTGCCATGCGGACGACTTGGGCTACATTTTTCACAAGGAGGGCCAAAAGAAACAGCCGCTGGATTCCGCGGAATACCTGACCATCCAGCGTATGATGGGCATTTTGACGACCTTTGCCAAGACCGGGGATCCCAACTGTCCGGAGACGGGCCCTGACCAGTGGCTGCCCATCTCCCCAAAGTCCCCATTTAAGGTCTTAAATATTGGACAGGAGGTGGAGTGTGTAACGCAATTCGAAAAGGAGGGCTTGGAGGTGTGGAATCGACTATATAGTAATGCAATTAGAAGGAATTGA